A genome region from Excalfactoria chinensis isolate bCotChi1 chromosome 26, bCotChi1.hap2, whole genome shotgun sequence includes the following:
- the LOC140262749 gene encoding uncharacterized protein, which produces MEFESIADEGCSNVSSLCKDLSNLVTWAHTHGTICVHIPALETMQNMGQPSKDNSVLWICGAGHAYHWTCEDLHFGSKNEAAEKRKKQTSLGAPTQGAALGEKRIRIASSFERARRDGGATGSRGTPAGSSQQKDTICKMCNEPPARENQRNSKPGSETEQHLSISTDEIRTDLHEMKLEYSEYISDDEQYALKEENQEERINLVILSQSPPEDVTAEAGLQMYHDQKTEINKQTATSTSGFTPTTAPPPTLCYILKSPGRDQKILESSFLSLGPLNPTKFTSENSRAGDSAGSATPKEDLELSPISNTEAKAQLEPPAPAMFFELDATVDVQQQIQLSYSECSVSGTLDLNGSATEGPAEESRLSEAEQTPRPSASLSQEGRNDNQPPESSKTNVLSKKNRTPANIRAFREWLHVHCPSEAREIYMMPPKDLDNYLASFYTSAKRHNGTDFSNWSLQFFQNSIDRYLKDHSYEYSVMKGSEFRASQEALKQKHQLLSQQQKEKKWTLLENLTDENVDHLRKSGLLSHSNPQGFLYLMFVNIIRGFGASTHNQGQNLYWGQLVLRRDVAGLEYLEWKHELNAEGAEGESVPHLFARPNNPENCPVQDYKKYAEKRPGDMMHDYDPLYLSPRHMYSVWDQVWYNRRSLTKAKIGGMLKTILQQVKASEKKFRK; this is translated from the exons ATGGAG TTTGAGAGCATCGCTGATGAAGGCTGCAGCAATGTCAGCTCGCTTTGCAAGGATCTCTCCAACCTTGTCACCTGGGCACACACTCATGGGACTATATGTGTTCATATTCCGGCCTTGGAAACCATGCAGAACATGGGTCAGCCTAGCAAGGACAATTCTGTTCTGTGGATTTGCGGAGCTGGACATGCCTATCACTGGACGTGTGAAGATTTACACTTTGGAAGCAAGAATGAGgctgcagaaaagagaaagaagcaaacatcCCTCGGGGCTCCGACACAAGGTGCTGCTTTAGGTGAAAAGAGGATCAGGATAGCCTCGTCTTTTGAAAGGGCTAGAAGAGACGGTGGTGCCACAGGATCACGTGGCACACCTGCAGGGAGCTCTCAGCAAAAAGATACCATCTGCAAAATGTGTAATGAACCACCAGCCAGAGAAAACCAAAGGAACAGCAAACCAGGCtctgaaacagagcagcatTTGTCAATATCCACAGACGAAATCAGAACAGACCTCCATGAGATGAAGCTAGAATACAGTGAATACATCTCTGATGATGAACAGTATgcactgaaggaagaaaaccaagaaGAGAGAATCAACCTGGTTATTCTTTCGCAGTCACCGCCTGAAGATGTAACTGCTGAGGCAGGTTTGCAGATGTATCATGACCAGAAGACAGAAATTAACAAGCAGACAGCCACCTCTACATCTGGCTTTACCCCCACGACAGCGCCTCCCCCAACTCTTTGCTATATTCTTAAATCTCCTGGAAGGGATCAAAAGATCCTGGAAAGCAGCTTCTTGAGTCTGGGTCCCCTTAATCCCACAAAGTTCACAAGTGAAAATTCTAGAGCGGGGGATTCTGCTGGGTCAGCAACACCGAAAGAAGATTTAGAATTGAGTCCTATCTCCAACACTGAAGCAAAAGCCCAGCTAGAGCCACCTGCCCCTGCGATGTTCTTTGAGCTTGATGCCACAGTAGATGTCCAGCAGCAAATCCAGCTGAGCTATTCTGAATGCAGTGTCTCAGGAACCTTAGACTTGAATGGGAGTGCCACCGAGGGCCCTGCGGAGGAGAGCAGGCTGTCAGAGGCTGAACAGACCCCTCGTCCTTCAGCCTCACTGAGCCAAGAAGGCAGGAATGACAACCAACCTCCTGAATCTTCAAAAACCA ACGTGCTGAGCAAGAAAAACCGCACTCCTGCCAACATCAGAGCTTTCAGAGAGTGGCTGCATGTGCACTGCCCTTCTGAAGCACGTGAGATCTACATGATGCCACCCAAAGACCTCGATAATTACCTGGCCTCGTTCTACACCTCTGCAAAGAGACACAACGGCACGGATTTCTCCAATTGGTCTTTGCAGTTCTTTCAGAACAGCATAGACAGGTACCTCAAGGATCACAGTTACGAGTACAGCGTGATGAAAGGATCTGAATTCAGAGCATCTCAGGAAGCCTTGAAACAGAAGCATCAGCTTCTATctcaacaacagaaagaaaaaaagtggacTCTCTTGGAGAACCTGACGGATGAGAATGTGGATCATCTCCGTAAGAGCGGGCTGTTAAGTCACTCCAACCCACAGGGCTTTCTGTACCTGATGTTTGTGAATATCATTAGGGGGTTTGGGGCGAGTACACACAACCAGGGCCAGAATCTGTACTGGGGACAGCTGGTGCTCAGAAGGGATGTGGCAGGGCTGGAGTACCTGGAGTGGAAGCATGAGCTCAATGCAGAGGGAGCTGAAGGGGAATCAGTTCCACATCTCTTTGCCAGACCCAACAACCCTGAAAACTGCCCAGTCCAAGATTATAAGAAGTATGCAGAGAAGAGGCCGGGGGATATGATGCATGATTACGACCCGCTGTATCTCTCCCCCAGACACATGTACTCCGTGTGGGACCAAGTGTGGTACAACAGGAGATCACTGACCAAGGCCAAAATAGGGGGGATGCTGAAAACCATTCTCCAGCAGGTCAAAGCATCTGAAAAGAAGttcaggaaataa
- the MISP gene encoding mitotic interactor and substrate of PLK1, which translates to MDRVTRHMVFQYPHTRDHNDASTDGDDDVFGYSSQKENGYEQKTRLKSPSYFLDSGKDVWSPSPDRESQLEVVRSGSLYDLRAYRGEKKPSKMYEDDEPDPYRLQPLNISPEKAKELEDKRREVIRGQVVRKSSTMAEKWSSMDELSSITTGGGQSHGVPGAFAIYFDKPSPGRAVTPVDPDSIDREQINFSAARQQFLMLEKSSPGALFSPGYTPSPRSEVTVRTSRQEWHSPDTVTRAERGRGDTTGSTQGRMDQSIYTVYSVQHQALGKEEGYAHGKGNTNISHPTGRALGLARASSRDDLDSGLGEMYSAGYSSNGSDVPNGLGDVKDGGGSAEGSGETPIEREIRRALEREESLWKERGMQRLTSSSELVEIQTKPLLSLHTSPVQGRKGKDKGRASFNVQREIEKETKREEDLRRQGRLPGLYDRGTPQELGELRRVFEQEEQQPSSSRRVAERPRSPGDGLNDGTRTGRALSSPAVTLPHQRGRDELWSYERASAGTRAREDSAGGRLPGSTPSPVLRREHFALSFWQPRISISDGMGTRSAARRELSPDGEHGRDEQYTLRTWRPQRSALIEEEIRSDLQREEELQEQRRRRLMDGGDGTSRESSRSRHSSAASGASGSYSVSSSPVPVPQQPGVLGLVTSFTPLRLSCSESSGPDSLRCSPSEERRRRTKEEGKYAGIEPIDRINTEVVESTRVVRHQSAMGQRWESGQLSTDSD; encoded by the exons ATGGACAGGGTCACTCGGCACATGGTCTTCCAGTACCCACACACACGCGACCACAACGATGCGTCCACAGATGGAGACGATGATGTATTTGGCTACAGCAGCCAGAAGGAGAACGGCTACGAGCAGAAAACCAGGCTGAAGTCACCCTCGTATTTCCTGGATAGTGGGAAGGATGTGTGGAGCCCATCCCCAGACAGGGAGTCCCAGCTGGAGGTGGTGCGGTCGGGGAGCCTGTATGACCTGAGGGCTTACAGGGGTGAGAAGAAGCCCTCTAAGATGTATGAGGATGATGAGCCAGACCCGTATAGGCTGCAACCCTTAAACATCTCccctgaaaaagcaaaggagttGGAGGATAAGAGGAGGGAGGTGATCCGGGGCCAGGTGGTACGGAAGAGCTCCACTATGGCTGAGAAGTGGAGCTCCATGGATGAGCTGAGCTCCATCACCACAGGTGGTGGGCAAAGCCATGGTGTCCCCGGTGCCTTTGCCATCTACTTTGATAAACCCTCCCCAGGCCGGGCTGTGACACCTGTGGACCCAGACAGCATCGATAGGGAGCAGATCAACTTCTCGGCTGCACGGCAGCAGTTCCTCatgctggagaagagcagccCTGGTGCCTTGTTCAGCCCAGGGTACACCCCGTCCCCAAGGTCGGAGGTGACAGTCAGAACCTCCAGGCAGGAGTGGCACAGTCCTGACACCGTCACAAGGGCTGAGAGGGGCCGTGGTGACACCACGGGGTCCACACAGGGCAGGATGGATCAGAGCATCTACACTGTGTACAGCGTGCAGCACCAGGCcttggggaaggaagagggcTATGCCCACGGGAAGGGTAACACCAACATCTCACATCCCACGGGGAGAGCACTCGGCCTGGCCAGAGCATCGTCCAGGGACGACCTGGATTCGGGGTTGGGGGAGATGTACAGTGCTGGATACAGCAGCAATGGCAGCGATGTCCCCAACGGCCTCGGGGATGTGAAGGATGGTGGGGGCTCAGCGGAGGGCAGCGGTGAGACGCCCATCGAGAGGGAGATCCGGAGGGCACTGGAGAGGGAGGAGAGCCTATGGAAGGAGCGGGGCATGCAGAGGCTCACATCCAGCAGCGAGCTGGTGGAGATCCAGACCAAACCACTGCTGTCCCTGCACACATCCCCGgtgcagggaaggaaagggaaggacaAAGGCCGCGCATCCTTTAACGTCCAGCgggaaatagaaaaggaaacaaaacgcGAGGAAGACCTGCGGAGGCAGGGCAGGCTGCCGGGGCTGTACGACCGCGGCACACCGCAGGAGCTGGGCGAGCTCCGGAGGGTTTTcgagcaggaggagcagcagccgTCCTCCAGCCGCCGGGTGGCCGAGCGACCTCGGAGCCCCGGAGACGGCCTTAACGACGGCACCCGCACCGGGAGGGCCCTCTCCAGCCCTGCGGTGACCCTTCCGCACCAACGGGGCCGGGATGAGCTCTGGTCCTACGAGCGCGCTTCCGCCGGCACGAGGGCGAGGGAGGATTCAGCGGGAGGAAGGCTGCCCGGCTCCACCCCGAGCCCCGTCCTGCGTAGGGAGCACTTCGCCCTCAGCTTCTGGCAGCCCCGCATCTCCATCTCCGACGGTATGGGCACGCGGAGCGCGGCGCGGAGGGAGCTGAGCCCCGACGGGGAGCACGGCCGGGACGAGCAGTACACGCTGCGCACGTGGAGGCCGCAGCGCTCGGCGTTGATCGAGGAGGAGATCCGCAGCGATCTGCAGCGCGAGGAGGAGCTGCAAGAGCAGCGACGGCGACGGCTGATGGACGGCGGGGACggcacctccagggagagctcccGTTCGAGGCACAGCTCGG CCGCCTCCGGTGCCAGCGGCAGTTATTCGGTGTCCAGCTCACCGGTTCCGGTCCCGCAGCAGCCGGGCGTTCTGGGCCTGGTGACATCCTTCACCCCGCTGCGGCTGAGCTGCTCCGAGAGCTCCGGTCCCGATTCGTTGCGGTGCAGCCCGTcggaagagaggaggaggaggacgaaGGAGGAGGGCAAG tACGCGGGCATCGAACCCATTGACAGAATCAACACGGAG GTGGTGGAGAGCACGCGGGTGGTGCGGCACCAgagcgctatggggcagcgctgGGAGAGCGGACAGCTGAGCACCGACAGCGACTga